The Mauremys reevesii isolate NIE-2019 linkage group 1, ASM1616193v1, whole genome shotgun sequence genome has a segment encoding these proteins:
- the LOC120399347 gene encoding putative olfactory receptor 52P1, whose translation MADFNLTPSDPSTFILNGIPGLEAAHIWISIPFSMFFAIGLLGNFMLLFVVSKEQTLHKPMYLLLCMLALTDIATSTSVVPKALCIFWFSLKGITVGGCLTQMFFLHAVSMMQSAVLVTMAFDRYVAICNPLKYATILTNARIAKLGLVGLIRAVLFILPLPLLLSRLPFCANRIIPHTYCEHMAVLKMSCGDVSVNRMYGLVIAFVVNGLDLTLIALSYGLIIRAVLRISSKEAHQKALSTCTAHICVMLMSYPPFFYSILTHRFGQGIAPHIHIILANLYFLLPNMLNPIIYGVKTKELREKVVKCTFRMCSLRATDFKPS comes from the coding sequence ATGGCAGATTTCAACCTCACCCCCTCTGACCCTTCAACATTCATCCTAAATGGCATTCCTGGGCTAGAAGCTGcccacatctggatttccatccctttctctatgTTCTTTGCAATTGGCCTGTTGGGAAATTTCATGCTTCTGTTTGTTGTAAGCAaagagcagaccctgcacaagccgatgtacctgcTACTCTGCATGCTGGCGCTCACAGACATTGCCACATCTACCTCTGTCGTGCCGAaggcactgtgtatattttggttcaGTTTGAAAGGTATTACTGTGGGTGGCTGCCTCACTCAGATGTTCTTCCTTCATGCGGTTTCTATGATGCAGTCAGCCGTCCTTGTGACAATGGCCTTCGATCGCTAtgttgccatatgtaaccctctAAAATATGCCACCATCCTCACCAATGCACGAATAGCTAAGCTAGGGCTAGTGGGTTTGATAagagctgttctcttcattctgcccctgcccctgctcctgagcaGGCTGCCATTCTGTGCCAACCGCATTATCCCCCATACGTATTGTGAGCACATGGCTGTGCTGAAGATGTCATGTGGGGACGTCTCAGTCAACAGGATGTATGGTTTGGTGATAGCATTTGTAGTCAACGGGTTAGACCTAACGCTCATTGCCCTGTCCTATGGTCTGATCATCAGGGCCGTACTCAGAATCTCCTCCAAGGAAGCCCACCAGAAAGCCCTCAgcacctgcacagcccacatctgtgtgatgcTGATGTCTTATCCTCCCTTCTTCTATTCCATTCTGACACATAGGTTTGGTCAGGGCATCGCTCCCCACATTCATATTATCTTGGCCAACCTCTATTTCCTCCTCCCCAACATGCTGAACCCTATCATTTACGGGGTCAAAACCAAAGAACTTCGTGAGAAAGTGGTCAAATGCACTTTCAGAATGTGCTCTCTCAGGGCCACTGACTTTAAACCTTCCTGA
- the LOC120400325 gene encoding olfactory receptor 52E2-like: MAAFNLTPSEPSPFILMGIPGLEAAHIWISIPFSTFYIISLFGNVMLLFVIGKEQTLHKPMYLLLCMLALTDIGMSTSVVPKALCIFWFNLKGITVGGCLTQMFFIHTVSVMHSAVLVTMAFDRYVAICNPLRYGTILTNARIAKLGYVGFTRAVLFILPMPLLLSRQPFCAYRIIPHTYCEHMAVAKMSCGDITVSRTYGLVIAIVVNGSDLTLIALSYGLIIRAILRISSKRAHLKTLNTCTSHICVMLMSYTPSLFSFLTQRFGQGIASHVHVTFANFYLLVPPMLNPIIYGVKSKELRDKVGKYTRRR, from the coding sequence atggcagctttcaacctCACTCCCTCTGAACCTTCACCATTTATCCTAATGGGCATCCCAGGCCTGGAAGCTGcccacatctggatttccatccctttctctacATTCTACATTATCAGCCTGTTCGGAAATGTCATGCTTCTGTTTGTTATAGGCAaagagcagaccctgcacaagccaatgtacctgctgctctgcatgctggcgcTCACAGATATCGGCATGTCTACCTCCGTCGTGCCGAaggcactgtgtatattttggttcaatttgaaaggcattactgtgggtggctgcctcacccagatgttcttcattCACACAGTTTCTGTTATGCATTCAGCTGTCCTCGTGACAATGGCCTTTGATCGTTATGTTGCCATATGCAACCCTCTGAGATATGGCACCATCCTCACCAATGCACGAATAGCTAAGCTAGGGTACGTGGGTTTCACAagagctgttctcttcattctgccCATGCCCCTGCTCCTGAGCAGGCAGCCGTTCTGTGCCTACCGCATTATCCCCCATACGTACTGCGAGCACATGGCTGTGGCAAAGATGTCCTGTGGGGACATCACAGTCAGCAGGACGTATGGCTTGGTGATAGCAATTGTAGTCAACGGGTCAGACCTGACACTCATTGCCCTGTCCTATGGTCTGATCATCAGGGCCAtcctcagaatctcctccaaGAGAGCCCACCTGAAAACCCTCAACACCTGCACGTCTCACATCTGTGTGATGCTGATGTCTTATactccctccctcttctccttCCTGACACAGAGGTTTGGTCAAGGAATTGCTTCCCATGTACATGTCACTTTTGCTAACTTCTATCTCCTTGTCCCCCCCATGCTCAACCCTATCATTTATGGTGTGAAATCCAAAGAGCTTCGTGACAAAGTGGGCAAATACACCCGCAGAAGGTGA